The nucleotide sequence ATCAGATGGGCCAGGGAGGCCCGCCAAGACCGGATGGAGATCTTCCAGTACATCGCCGGTGAAAACCGCGGTGCGGCGATCGCCCTCGATCGGCGCTTCGAAGAGGCGATCAGTTCGCTCTCTGCATTCCCTCAGCTCGGTAAGGAGGGCGTTGTGCCAGGCACCCGAGAGCTCGTCCCCCACGAGCACTACCGCGTCGTCTATGAGGTGGCTGACGACGCGGTGAATATCCTTGCCATCGTCCACACCGCCCGGTGCTGGCCGCGATGACCGCCGCTCGATCATTCAGGCACGACTCACGTGGGAACGACAGTGCGGTCTTTCCCAAAGATTTGCTGACTTCAAGCGCCAAGACGAGAGGGTTCGATGTTCAATAGCTACTCTTCTGACTACGCCAATCAAGTCCATCAGCTCTCGATCTCCGTTTCGAAGCACTACTGGGTGACAAAAGACGAAATCGTTAAGTACCAGAAAAAGCCTTTTGAGGAACGACTCGTGACCCTGGGCACCTCGCCAAAAGCTCACTTGGTTCTATACGTCGTCCGCGACCATTTCAGCGGCTTGTTCTACTCCAAGGCGGCGGCCTCATCATCACTAATATCGCCACTGGACTTTCTTCTGGATGCTTGGGCAGACAAATCGGACTTCGTCTTCTGCGGCCTACCAGCCTATGTCTCCATTCCAGATACGATCGAAGCGGCGTTCCCCGGAACCAGGCAGGCCGTCTCAGCACTCGGCGTTGACACTCCAAAAGTAACAAGCGGATTTCACGGTGGCATCCGCGACATCCGTACCATAGAAGACCGTTTGGGGTCTTCACACAATCAGCCCCTGGAAGCTGCGAAAAGAAATTGTCTGCACATCGGGAAGCATTCGGAGCGTGAGATTTGCCGAGACAGCCACAGAACCAAAGCTGAAGTATGGGCCACACATCGACACCACCATCGCTCACATGGCCAGCAACCATCTAATAGCATCGATTGAGGAGAACTCTTTGATGATTACGGGCATGGCAATGAGGACGTACCTCTCTATTCAGCATGCAAAATCCGCTGCGTACTTCGCCCGCCGTGCCCATGAAGAAGAAGTTACTTACACAGGAGACTTACAGTCCCCACAACTCAGCATAATCAAAGCATATGCATCGTCCGCATTGCTCTTTTCGGTGGCCTTTTTGGAAGCACTGATAAACGAGCTATTTGCAGACGCCCGATTGATGGACGGAGCAGGACGACTTCACATGCTGCAACATAGCGAACGTGTCAGGCTCGCCGAAATTGGAACGGACCAATATCTCCAAAGGACAAAGCTCCTGGAGAAATTAAGAACCTTTCTGGTAGTTGCAGGAAAGACAGCAATCAGCGTGAGTCAAAGCCCAGGTCAAGATGTTAGGTGCTTAATCGATCTCAGAAATAGCCTTCTGCACTATAAGGGCCCATGGCTTGACATGGCTACGGAGAACATGTCCAGACCAGGGAGCTTTAGAAGTAGCGACCTATACAGAATCATCTTGGGCAGATTTCCGCCGAGGGCGGGGGCTACAC is from Flagellatimonas centrodinii and encodes:
- a CDS encoding type II toxin-antitoxin system RelE/ParE family toxin: MRIRWAREARQDRMEIFQYIAGENRGAAIALDRRFEEAISSLSAFPQLGKEGVVPGTRELVPHEHYRVVYEVADDAVNILAIVHTARCWPR